The Corynebacterium tuberculostearicum genome window below encodes:
- the leuD gene encoding 3-isopropylmalate dehydratase small subunit: MEKFITHTGTGVPLRASNVDTDQIIPARYLKSVKRTGFSEGLFSNWRSDDHFVLNQAQFKDGSVLFAGSDFGTGSSREHAVWALSEYGFRAVFSSRFADIFRGNAGKSGLLTGLMEQEDIELIWKQLEAGETQVTVDLEARTVTVGENAYRFDIDDYTRWRLMEGLDDIGITLRNEEAIAAYESRRPSFKPAVHAQ, translated from the coding sequence ATGGAGAAGTTTATTACCCATACGGGAACGGGCGTGCCCCTGCGCGCTTCCAATGTGGATACCGATCAAATCATCCCCGCGCGTTACTTGAAGTCGGTCAAGCGTACCGGCTTTTCAGAAGGCCTATTTTCAAATTGGCGCTCCGATGACCACTTTGTGCTCAACCAGGCGCAATTCAAGGATGGCTCAGTGCTTTTTGCAGGCAGTGATTTTGGCACCGGCTCCTCCCGGGAGCACGCAGTGTGGGCGTTGAGTGAATACGGCTTCCGCGCCGTGTTTTCTTCCCGCTTTGCAGATATTTTCCGCGGCAACGCTGGAAAGTCTGGACTGCTTACTGGATTGATGGAGCAAGAAGATATTGAGCTCATCTGGAAGCAACTGGAAGCGGGAGAAACTCAGGTCACCGTGGACCTGGAGGCGCGAACGGTCACGGTGGGAGAAAATGCCTACCGCTTCGATATTGATGACTACACCCGTTGGCGGTTGATGGAAGGCCTGGATGACATCGGCATTACCCTCCGCAATGAAGAGGCAATTGCTGCATACGAATCGCGTCGCCCCAGTTTCAAGCCCGCTGTTCACGCTCAATAA
- a CDS encoding DUF3515 domain-containing protein encodes MTSQFNRTAIFISLGLSIVMVLAVLFGAKYVFNNVAKAPVAVSPVESKEADSHACRSFIDALPDKVMDKPRADIAEPVPSGVAAWAATSDDKVTVRCGVDMPFQYTEYSQTQDVEGEQWFQVRDATPGSNLTTWYAPQRFPVVAVTASTDAEPGELNDALSSLEEKPATAHEAPLKALKAGNDQMCAEVDKALPDSVAEGYNRRKVEEKNTYVWSADGREDIVARCGVAKPENYRAGVKLQQVNDIPWFEDTTLAHGTTAGTWFALGREDYLALHAPQDAAQAALVEIGDVLAKHTTEK; translated from the coding sequence ATGACATCCCAATTTAACCGCACCGCGATCTTCATTTCACTTGGGTTGTCCATAGTGATGGTTCTGGCGGTCCTTTTCGGCGCAAAATACGTATTCAATAACGTCGCCAAAGCACCCGTGGCGGTCTCCCCCGTGGAGTCAAAGGAGGCAGACTCGCACGCCTGCCGCAGCTTTATCGACGCCCTGCCGGACAAGGTGATGGATAAACCGCGGGCAGACATTGCCGAGCCCGTACCTTCCGGTGTCGCGGCTTGGGCCGCTACCTCAGACGATAAGGTCACCGTGCGCTGTGGCGTGGATATGCCTTTCCAATACACCGAGTACTCCCAGACCCAGGACGTCGAGGGCGAACAGTGGTTCCAGGTGCGTGATGCCACCCCTGGCTCGAACCTCACCACTTGGTATGCGCCGCAGCGCTTCCCCGTTGTCGCGGTCACTGCCTCCACCGATGCAGAGCCGGGCGAGCTTAACGACGCCCTCTCTTCCCTCGAAGAAAAGCCAGCCACCGCGCACGAGGCGCCGCTCAAGGCGCTCAAGGCGGGCAATGACCAGATGTGCGCCGAGGTGGACAAGGCCCTGCCCGATTCGGTGGCTGAGGGTTACAACCGCCGCAAGGTAGAGGAAAAGAATACCTATGTGTGGAGCGCCGATGGCCGCGAAGACATCGTTGCACGATGCGGCGTAGCCAAGCCGGAGAACTACCGGGCGGGAGTCAAGCTCCAGCAGGTTAACGATATTCCGTGGTTCGAGGACACCACCTTGGCCCATGGCACGACCGCAGGCACGTGGTTTGCCCTCGGCCGCGAGGACTACCTTGCGCTACACGCCCCACAAGATGCCGCGCAGGCGGCACTGGTGGAAATCGGCGACGTTCTCGCAAAGCACACGACCGAAAAGTAG
- a CDS encoding DAK2 domain-containing protein, giving the protein MSYPSTLDSHGMRNWATRAVGELAHRRDEINALNVFPVPDSDTGSNMAHTMEAAVAELDNGGDVADSLALGAVRGARGNSGMVLSQVLRGVAESTVDSVIDGVVFVRSLKQAVELVDRAIAEPVEGTVITVLKAAAEAADDAQAQSGATLHSIVSAAITAARMALERTPSQLPALREAGVVDAGGAGLVILLESLLAEIEGSAGHTGLPEPEPETELEVVFFFAGDIDTLQAAIEPLGDSLVIARATEDSANVHIHSRQAGKVIETAFGTGKVTNLHLEVLPPHTEPASEEPISRRVFAAAPAGPISDLLASAGVSVVSPDDPIAAKDEDIVLATGVSSQTAAGRVVPAQSLAAALAAISVYEPDNPDTGAVVAAMRDAAKSMRVAYPSQETPQSIIATCRDLLAEGGEQVTVLSALDLDQEDLAQQLRVDVMALKVPDIATEIGVE; this is encoded by the coding sequence ATGTCCTACCCCAGCACGCTGGATTCCCACGGAATGCGCAATTGGGCCACCCGCGCCGTGGGGGAACTAGCCCATCGCCGCGATGAGATCAACGCGCTCAATGTTTTTCCTGTACCGGATTCCGATACGGGCTCGAATATGGCGCACACCATGGAGGCAGCGGTTGCGGAGCTCGACAACGGTGGCGATGTCGCCGATTCACTCGCGCTCGGGGCGGTGCGTGGTGCCCGCGGAAACTCGGGAATGGTGTTGTCGCAGGTTCTGCGCGGCGTGGCCGAGTCAACGGTGGACTCAGTTATCGACGGTGTCGTCTTTGTCCGTTCCCTCAAGCAGGCCGTGGAGCTGGTGGACCGGGCTATCGCCGAGCCGGTGGAAGGAACAGTTATTACGGTTTTGAAGGCAGCAGCCGAGGCTGCCGACGACGCTCAAGCGCAGTCAGGCGCAACCTTGCACAGTATTGTCAGCGCCGCAATCACTGCCGCGCGAATGGCCCTCGAGCGCACTCCTTCGCAATTACCAGCCCTGCGCGAGGCAGGAGTGGTGGATGCTGGCGGCGCCGGCCTCGTCATCCTTTTAGAGTCTCTCCTCGCAGAAATTGAAGGCTCGGCCGGACACACAGGCCTGCCTGAACCGGAGCCGGAAACTGAACTGGAAGTTGTCTTTTTCTTTGCGGGAGATATAGACACGCTCCAGGCAGCAATCGAACCGTTGGGAGACAGCCTCGTTATCGCTCGGGCCACCGAGGACAGCGCTAATGTACATATCCACTCCCGGCAGGCAGGCAAAGTCATTGAAACCGCCTTTGGTACAGGAAAGGTAACCAACCTCCACCTGGAGGTGTTGCCTCCTCACACCGAACCTGCCTCCGAAGAGCCGATTTCTCGTAGAGTGTTTGCCGCTGCACCAGCCGGGCCCATCAGCGATCTTCTGGCATCTGCGGGGGTTAGCGTTGTGTCTCCGGATGATCCCATTGCGGCTAAAGACGAGGACATCGTTCTTGCTACCGGCGTGAGTTCGCAGACCGCTGCTGGGCGAGTAGTGCCCGCGCAATCTCTGGCTGCAGCCTTAGCCGCGATCTCCGTCTATGAACCGGATAACCCAGATACTGGTGCCGTCGTTGCTGCCATGCGTGATGCTGCCAAGTCCATGCGGGTGGCTTACCCGAGCCAGGAAACCCCGCAATCAATCATTGCCACTTGCCGCGATCTCTTAGCAGAAGGCGGTGAGCAGGTCACAGTCTTAAGCGCCCTTGACCTAGACCAGGAGGACCTAGCTCAACAGCTTCGCGTGGACGTTATGGCACTGAAAGTACCGGATATCGCAACCGAAATCGGAGTGGAATAG
- a CDS encoding NUDIX hydrolase — MPNIKKMHETDKDQQHEEFISGRHQEIPVDPAKEFHRTTLAAGAVIWRGSPQDPEIALIHRPHYDDWSLPKGKVDPGESLPTTAAREIQEETGFSVRLGKLIGKVTYPVQGRTKVVYYWVAKYLGGTYSANSETDELRWLPIDEAQDLLSYDVDTAVVAKAAKRLRIAPATRVLYVRHARAHDRVSWQGDDNLRPLDKKGRRQAEMLVPMLSAFHPTAIYSALPQRCQQTAAPLADELGKDISINKNFGDEAWENDPEAAKKAFHRVVNEGGVPVIVSQGATIPGIIEDLAPKFLKKPVDKLKFKKASVWVLSFNNGELTGADYLASPLPVR; from the coding sequence ATGCCCAATATTAAAAAGATGCACGAAACCGACAAGGATCAGCAGCACGAGGAGTTTATTTCCGGCCGCCACCAAGAAATCCCGGTGGACCCCGCCAAGGAATTCCACCGCACTACCCTTGCCGCCGGCGCCGTAATCTGGCGCGGATCCCCGCAGGACCCAGAAATCGCGCTCATCCACCGCCCCCATTACGATGATTGGTCCCTGCCCAAGGGCAAGGTCGATCCCGGCGAATCCCTGCCCACAACCGCAGCCCGGGAAATCCAGGAGGAGACCGGCTTTAGCGTGCGTCTAGGCAAGCTCATCGGCAAGGTAACGTACCCAGTCCAGGGCCGCACTAAGGTGGTCTACTACTGGGTGGCCAAGTACCTGGGCGGAACTTATTCCGCCAATAGTGAAACCGATGAGCTACGGTGGCTGCCCATCGACGAAGCGCAAGACCTTTTGTCCTACGACGTTGATACCGCGGTAGTGGCCAAGGCGGCTAAGCGCCTACGCATCGCGCCCGCTACCCGCGTGCTTTATGTGCGCCACGCACGCGCGCATGACAGGGTGAGCTGGCAAGGCGATGACAACCTGCGCCCACTGGATAAAAAGGGCCGCCGCCAAGCAGAGATGCTGGTGCCGATGCTGAGTGCCTTCCACCCCACCGCGATTTACTCGGCCTTGCCCCAGCGCTGCCAGCAGACGGCTGCCCCGCTCGCCGACGAACTAGGCAAGGACATTTCCATCAACAAAAACTTTGGCGACGAGGCCTGGGAGAACGACCCAGAAGCGGCCAAGAAAGCCTTCCACCGCGTGGTCAACGAAGGCGGGGTGCCCGTCATCGTCAGCCAAGGCGCCACCATTCCTGGCATCATTGAAGACCTCGCCCCAAAGTTCCTGAAAAAGCCGGTGGACAAGCTGAAGTTTAAGAAGGCTTCTGTGTGGGTCTTGTCTTTCAACAATGGCGAGCTCACCGGTGCCGATTACCTGGCTAGCCCACTGCCGGTGCGCTAG
- a CDS encoding D-alanine--D-alanine ligase family protein produces MTEKTRVAVIYGGRSTEHSVSCVSAGAIMNHLDPEKFEVVPIGITREGTWTPGTTEGLEIVDGVMPEVSPGAELTLSLDPNARGQFHNVTDGTLFAEVDVVFPILHGPFGEDGTIQGLFELSGLPYVGPGVLASSVGMDKEFTKKVLAAADLPVAPEVILKGRTELSEDEKQRLGLPVFVKPARGGSSIGVSKVTTWEEFPTAVDLALEDDEKILVEPEIVGQEVEIGVLHYADGTLLASVPALLAGIDDSDEGFYGFDTKYLDNVVTAEIPAPFAPELTEKLRGMAIRAFEALNCEGLSRVDFFVTEDSVYINEINTLPGFTPISMYPQVLAASGVEYPALLEALIEQALAK; encoded by the coding sequence ATGACTGAAAAGACCCGCGTGGCCGTTATCTATGGCGGCCGTAGCACCGAGCACTCCGTATCCTGCGTATCCGCAGGCGCGATCATGAACCACCTCGACCCAGAGAAATTCGAGGTCGTGCCCATCGGCATTACCCGTGAGGGCACGTGGACGCCCGGCACCACGGAGGGCTTAGAAATTGTCGATGGTGTTATGCCGGAGGTCAGCCCAGGTGCGGAGCTGACCCTTTCTCTTGATCCCAATGCCAGGGGACAGTTCCACAACGTCACCGACGGCACGCTCTTTGCAGAGGTCGACGTGGTATTTCCCATTCTGCACGGCCCCTTCGGTGAGGACGGCACTATCCAAGGCCTCTTTGAGCTTTCCGGCTTGCCCTATGTAGGCCCAGGGGTCTTGGCGTCCTCGGTGGGCATGGATAAGGAATTTACCAAGAAGGTGCTGGCGGCCGCAGACCTGCCAGTAGCGCCCGAGGTCATCCTCAAAGGCCGCACCGAGCTAAGCGAGGACGAAAAGCAGCGACTAGGCCTGCCCGTCTTTGTTAAACCCGCACGCGGTGGATCCTCCATTGGCGTATCCAAGGTCACTACCTGGGAGGAATTCCCCACAGCCGTCGACCTGGCGCTAGAGGATGACGAAAAGATCCTGGTGGAGCCGGAAATCGTTGGCCAAGAGGTAGAAATCGGCGTGCTCCACTATGCCGATGGCACCTTGCTGGCCTCCGTCCCGGCGCTGCTCGCCGGGATCGATGATTCCGATGAGGGCTTTTATGGCTTCGACACCAAGTACCTCGACAATGTGGTCACTGCCGAAATCCCTGCGCCTTTCGCACCTGAGCTGACCGAGAAACTACGAGGCATGGCAATCCGCGCCTTCGAGGCTCTTAACTGTGAGGGCCTGTCCCGAGTCGACTTCTTCGTCACCGAGGACTCCGTGTACATCAACGAGATCAATACCCTGCCGGGCTTTACCCCGATCTCCATGTACCCGCAGGTGCTCGCGGCTTCCGGGGTGGAATACCCGGCACTACTTGAGGCGCTTATCGAGCAGGCCCTAGCCAAGTAG
- a CDS encoding uracil-DNA glycosylase, with translation MHPTYHPSWEPVLAPVVEKQWPQISHALEGQDYLPPAEDVCRALQMPLDEVRVLIVGQDPYPTPGHAMGMAFSTRPGVKPPRSLVNIYRELHDDLGIDGREDGDLSAWADQGVLLLNRVLTVAPGQAGSHRRIGWEEITEAAIRALNRSPMVAILWGRDAQACERFLPDVPCIKSPHPSPLSASRGFFGSKPFSRANALLRDQGAQEIDWRL, from the coding sequence ATGCACCCCACTTACCACCCTTCCTGGGAGCCGGTACTGGCGCCGGTAGTTGAAAAGCAATGGCCACAGATCTCCCATGCTCTTGAGGGGCAGGACTATTTGCCCCCGGCTGAGGACGTCTGCCGCGCGTTACAGATGCCGCTGGATGAGGTCCGCGTGCTCATTGTGGGCCAAGACCCTTATCCCACCCCAGGACACGCCATGGGCATGGCCTTCTCCACTCGCCCGGGTGTGAAACCGCCGCGTTCCTTGGTCAATATTTACCGCGAGCTGCACGATGATCTGGGTATCGACGGCCGGGAAGACGGGGACCTGAGCGCCTGGGCGGACCAGGGAGTGCTGCTGCTTAATAGGGTGCTTACCGTAGCCCCAGGCCAAGCCGGTTCGCACCGCCGCATCGGTTGGGAAGAGATCACCGAGGCTGCCATTCGCGCGCTCAACCGCAGCCCCATGGTCGCGATTCTCTGGGGCCGGGATGCGCAGGCGTGTGAGCGCTTTCTTCCCGACGTCCCCTGTATCAAGTCCCCACACCCCTCACCGCTTTCTGCCAGCCGCGGTTTCTTTGGCTCGAAGCCCTTTTCCCGGGCAAACGCCCTTTTGCGGGACCAAGGCGCACAGGAAATAGACTGGCGCTTGTAA
- the leuC gene encoding 3-isopropylmalate dehydratase large subunit, which translates to MNQKLTLAEKVWRDHVVQQGDAGAPDLIFIDFQLLHEVTSPQAFDGLRLAGRTLRHPELHLATEDHNVPTQGIKSGNLLEIKDEVSRTQVSTLRKNCEEFGVRLHSMGDVQQGIVHTVGPQLGITQPGMTIVCGDSHTSTHGAFGSIAMGIGTSEVEHVMATQTLSLKPFKAMAIEVTGELQEGVSAKDLILAIIAKIGTGGGQGHIIEYRGEAIRKMSMEARMTMCNMSIEAGARAGMVAPDETTFEYVKGREFAPTGADWDAAVEYWKTLPTDEGAEFDTVVEIDGSSLTPFVTWGTNPGQGLPLGEKVPDPEDCGDDNEKATVAKALQYMDLQPGTPLRDIKIDIVFVGSCTNARIEDLRAAADVVKGRTIAADTRMMVVPSSTLVKAQAEEEGLDEVFRQFGAEWRTAGCSMCLGMNPDQLAPGERSASTSNRNFEGRQGPGGRTHLVSPQVAAATAVTGYLSSPADLD; encoded by the coding sequence ATGAACCAGAAGCTGACATTGGCAGAAAAAGTGTGGCGCGATCACGTCGTCCAACAGGGCGATGCTGGGGCGCCAGACCTCATCTTTATTGACTTTCAGCTACTACATGAAGTTACCAGTCCGCAGGCATTTGATGGCTTGCGGCTGGCCGGCCGCACGTTGCGTCACCCTGAGCTGCACTTGGCCACCGAGGACCATAACGTTCCCACGCAAGGCATCAAGTCCGGCAACCTCTTGGAAATCAAGGATGAGGTTTCACGCACCCAGGTATCGACCTTGCGCAAGAATTGCGAAGAATTTGGAGTGCGTTTGCACTCTATGGGTGATGTTCAGCAGGGCATTGTGCACACGGTTGGCCCGCAGCTGGGGATTACCCAGCCGGGTATGACAATCGTGTGTGGCGACTCGCATACCTCCACGCACGGCGCCTTTGGTTCAATTGCCATGGGTATTGGCACCTCTGAGGTAGAACATGTCATGGCCACGCAGACGCTTTCTTTGAAGCCATTTAAAGCCATGGCTATTGAGGTGACTGGCGAGCTGCAAGAGGGGGTATCTGCCAAGGACCTCATCTTGGCCATTATCGCCAAAATCGGTACCGGTGGCGGGCAGGGCCACATCATTGAATACCGCGGTGAGGCCATTCGCAAGATGTCCATGGAGGCGCGCATGACGATGTGCAATATGTCTATTGAGGCAGGGGCCCGCGCTGGCATGGTCGCTCCCGATGAGACGACCTTCGAGTATGTCAAGGGGCGCGAGTTCGCCCCCACGGGAGCAGACTGGGATGCTGCGGTTGAGTATTGGAAGACGCTTCCCACCGATGAGGGCGCGGAATTCGATACCGTTGTGGAAATTGATGGCTCCTCGCTGACCCCATTTGTTACGTGGGGAACCAATCCTGGGCAGGGCCTTCCGTTAGGGGAGAAGGTCCCAGATCCGGAAGACTGTGGTGACGATAATGAAAAGGCCACTGTGGCAAAGGCATTGCAGTATATGGACCTGCAGCCAGGTACTCCACTGCGTGATATCAAGATCGATATCGTCTTCGTCGGGTCCTGTACCAATGCCCGCATCGAAGACCTGCGTGCTGCGGCCGACGTGGTGAAGGGACGCACCATCGCTGCCGATACGCGGATGATGGTCGTGCCGTCCTCCACCCTGGTCAAGGCCCAAGCGGAGGAGGAAGGCCTCGACGAAGTCTTCCGACAGTTCGGTGCGGAGTGGCGTACCGCCGGCTGCTCGATGTGCTTGGGCATGAACCCAGATCAATTGGCTCCGGGCGAGCGCTCCGCCTCCACCTCCAACCGCAATTTCGAGGGCCGTCAAGGTCCTGGTGGGCGCACGCACCTTGTCTCCCCGCAGGTGGCTGCCGCGACTGCTGTGACCGGTTACCTGTCTAGCCCTGCAGACCTGGATTAA
- a CDS encoding NAD(P)H-dependent glycerol-3-phosphate dehydrogenase produces the protein MVNVAVMGAGSWGTTLAKVFADAGNDVRLWARRAELAQAINETHTNPDYLPDTRLPAAVRATHNDAEALALADVVVFGVPSQTLRANVEKWAPHLPEDATLVSISKGVETATLKRMSEVIMDAAGVPADRVAVLSGPNLAKEIAAGQVAATVIACSDEDRAQRVQAAVAAPYLRPYTNTDVIGAEIGGACKNVIALACGIASGKGLGNNTMATIITRGLAEITRLGVELGADPFTFSGLAGMGDLVATCTSTLSRNRTFGYRLGQGGTIEEAKAATNGQVAEGVYSCDSIYRLAQQAGVEMPITHAVYGVCYEGMAVEDMIIALMGRSKKSE, from the coding sequence ATGGTTAATGTTGCCGTGATGGGTGCTGGTTCTTGGGGCACTACCTTGGCCAAGGTCTTTGCGGACGCCGGAAATGACGTTCGCCTGTGGGCGCGCCGCGCGGAATTGGCGCAGGCCATCAACGAGACCCACACCAATCCGGACTATTTGCCTGATACCCGGCTGCCGGCCGCAGTGAGGGCCACCCACAATGATGCGGAAGCGCTGGCGCTTGCCGACGTCGTCGTGTTTGGCGTTCCCTCCCAAACCTTGCGCGCCAACGTGGAAAAGTGGGCGCCGCACTTGCCGGAAGACGCCACCTTGGTCTCCATTTCTAAGGGTGTAGAGACCGCCACGCTCAAGCGCATGAGCGAGGTCATTATGGATGCGGCCGGCGTGCCAGCAGACCGCGTGGCGGTACTGTCTGGCCCGAACTTGGCCAAGGAGATTGCTGCCGGCCAAGTGGCCGCCACGGTGATTGCCTGCTCCGATGAAGACCGCGCTCAGCGCGTGCAAGCAGCGGTCGCCGCGCCGTACCTGCGGCCCTACACCAATACCGATGTTATAGGCGCGGAAATCGGCGGCGCCTGCAAAAACGTCATCGCCTTGGCCTGTGGTATCGCCTCCGGCAAGGGGCTGGGCAATAACACTATGGCCACCATCATCACCCGCGGTCTGGCGGAAATTACTCGCCTGGGAGTGGAGCTGGGGGCGGATCCATTTACTTTTTCCGGCCTCGCAGGCATGGGCGACTTGGTGGCAACGTGCACCTCGACATTGTCGCGCAACCGCACCTTTGGCTACCGCCTGGGCCAAGGCGGCACGATTGAAGAGGCCAAGGCAGCCACCAATGGCCAGGTCGCGGAGGGCGTCTACTCCTGTGACTCCATCTATCGCCTCGCCCAGCAGGCCGGGGTAGAGATGCCTATCACGCACGCGGTTTATGGCGTGTGCTACGAGGGCATGGCGGTGGAAGATATGATCATCGCTTTGATGGGTCGGTCCAAGAAGTCGGAGTAG
- a CDS encoding thiamine-phosphate kinase, giving the protein MDNPSEMKIAVRLNWDVIRAHSIERKLVNLTQTLADVGERAAIREITSVASSRLNGDDAAVLPSAPPNSRTVAATDLMVEGRHFLREWSTPREIGKKAILRNFADVEAMGARPVAVLLAIAAPGDTPVPFVRGIAEGIAEHSSFYNAELVGGDLTKSDLLVINITAVGFLGGSLPALTLDGARAGQQVVAHGKIGHSAAGLALLERFGRNLPAGHEHLQPLIDAHCAPWLNPGRGVIARAAGVTAMTDNSDGLIQDCTTMAEHSCVHMDLDPQALQPEELLCQAADLLDCDPWEWVLSGGEDHTLIGTTAKEAPSGFRKIGTVTRGCGVTLGGTTPSYQKGWLSF; this is encoded by the coding sequence ATGGACAACCCAAGTGAAATGAAGATCGCGGTGCGGTTAAATTGGGATGTCATAAGGGCTCATAGTATCGAAAGGAAGCTGGTGAACTTAACTCAGACCCTCGCAGATGTGGGAGAACGCGCCGCCATCCGGGAAATTACCTCCGTGGCCTCGAGTAGGCTCAATGGAGACGATGCCGCGGTGCTGCCTAGTGCGCCGCCGAATTCCCGCACCGTGGCGGCCACCGATTTGATGGTGGAGGGGCGTCATTTCCTGCGCGAGTGGTCTACCCCGCGCGAGATTGGCAAGAAGGCCATCTTGCGCAATTTTGCCGATGTGGAAGCTATGGGTGCCCGCCCGGTTGCCGTCCTCCTTGCAATCGCCGCACCAGGCGATACCCCGGTGCCCTTCGTGCGCGGCATTGCTGAGGGAATTGCGGAGCATAGCTCTTTCTATAACGCCGAGTTGGTAGGCGGCGACCTTACGAAGTCCGATCTTTTGGTCATTAATATCACGGCCGTAGGCTTCCTGGGCGGCAGCCTTCCCGCCTTGACCTTGGACGGGGCGCGGGCAGGTCAGCAGGTGGTAGCGCACGGCAAGATCGGCCACTCGGCCGCCGGGCTGGCCTTGTTGGAGCGCTTCGGCCGGAACCTGCCTGCAGGGCATGAGCACCTGCAGCCGCTTATCGACGCCCACTGTGCCCCCTGGCTCAACCCCGGCCGCGGCGTCATTGCCCGCGCCGCCGGGGTCACCGCCATGACTGATAACTCAGACGGTTTGATTCAAGACTGCACGACGATGGCCGAGCACTCTTGCGTGCACATGGACTTGGATCCACAGGCCTTGCAACCAGAGGAATTGCTGTGCCAAGCCGCGGATTTACTCGACTGCGACCCGTGGGAATGGGTACTCAGCGGCGGCGAAGACCACACCCTCATTGGCACGACGGCAAAGGAAGCCCCCTCCGGATTCCGAAAGATTGGCACCGTAACCCGCGGCTGCGGGGTTACGCTGGGAGGCACGACACCGAGCTATCAGAAAGGCTGGCTGAGCTTTTAA